DNA from Eucalyptus grandis isolate ANBG69807.140 chromosome 5, ASM1654582v1, whole genome shotgun sequence:
TTTCAATGATTTCTGGCAAAAAAATAGCTAAAAGTATTACATTGGAAAATTGTAGGTtttgggactaaattgaccaaattgaaagtttaagtGAATGATTTGTTTATAATGACATTAATGGATCCGAATACTTCCTCATTATTCATTATATATCcatgaataacaaaaaaagaaaagaaaaaaagaacctagGTATcttggaattttctcttttgacaaaaataatttttatggaagtaagatctaacaattgaaaaaacatataagaattttatctttttggtaaCTAAATTCtatataaaaatggaaaaaattaaaaaagaaagtaaataaatttgagacCTCCACttgaaattgcaattaaatgattgatggtaattttatttctttgataacAATTAGGTGAATTTAGTCATATAAGAAGTGGAAATagtgttgctttttttttttttttttaatcccatTTCTCCTTCTCCCCTCGTAGCTATGTTATAGACATAACTCCAATTATTGCCATGGAAGCCAACCTATCCACACCATCTATTACATGTAGTCACTATCACTACCATGTTATTGCCTTGGTAGTGCCGCTGTATCAATATAAGAACATATTTGGATCGAGTAATTATCCATTCAATTTGTGATagatgcaattttttattttgttttctttaaaagataCTTACAAACTTGTTTAGAATCAGTTTAGCTGGAATAGGATTGGTTGAGCCAATTCCAAGGTAGAATTAGGTTTTGAACTTGGAATTGGCAATCAACCGGTCATGGGTCAGTTCTAGCTTGCGAAATTGGGAACTAGACCAATTCCTCTTAAAACTGGTGTAAAGAGATCTCCTACATTTACAAATAGCACAATATTACCCTCCTAAATCATTCtcaattagaaattttataaatgttCTATCAAAAGTatgtaaattaataattttattttatctctcatgtatttgaattttaaaatttgaactttttctaTGTATAAAGAACCTCATCGAAAGATATTCAAAtcttgaattgtttatgttacCTTTTCAAATATGTGTATAATTTATTCATAtcatgtcaataatttatttgactCAAGCCTTTCGTGATAAGGTGATTTTGACACATGACAAATCTTGTAAAAGGTCTTATTAACGAGTGCCCCAATGCACTTCTTAAGTATACTTAATAATGAAGTTGTTGACTTTAAGTATAATACAAGGGAGGCAATgcattgaaatttgaaaattagagTTTTTCCTTGGATGAGTACTTAAGAAGTGCCTCGTACAAAATCCATCTAACTTTCAAGCTAGGATAGTTCCCACTGGGGCAAGCACGCCTTctagggaaagagaaaaatggaTAGTTAGAGGAATTAAATTACGAGACTTATTTATATAGTCGAAGGAAAGATCACTTAGAGACATTAAATTCGTTTGGAGTTTGAGTTCCTAGGCTTCTAAATTAGTGCCAGTAAAAGAAGGGTATCTAGTTGTAGTGTTTAGTAGTGTGTAAATGGATAGAGCAGTGGGAAAGACATTTTGAGTTCTCAGTGGGACTTATGTTACATCCTAGACAGCTAATGCTACTTTCCAACCATCTAGAGATCTTGTGGAAGTTAAGAGTTGCTGTCAGCTGAATAGAGTCTAGCCAATGCGTGGGATAGGAACGCAGTAGGTGCAGTCTTTCTCTAAGCCTTTTTGAATTGCCCCCCAACCAATGTAGTTGCTCCGATAAGTTAAAAAAGATGTCGGTTTCACATTTTAAGAAGAATTTCAGATGGATAAAACTAATTACGAAGTCATCATCACCCCACTTTGGGCCTATGCTAGTCGATGCAGTTGCATTGTCGTGCCAAAGCCCAAACTTGTTGGCTTGGCTAAGAGCCTAGGCCCACCACATGGTCCACTTTCTTGATTTTCAACTTAGAAAGTCATAGAAATAGGACAATTAaccttgaaaaatttataaaagccAAAATTACCATATACAAATCTAGAGATAGATTAATGACTTTTatcaatggaatggaccattaaTTTTTGATTCAATGATGTCGATTTAAAATAAGTATTTTTGATACGTATAAAATTATGTTGATAAGATATGACTCATTTTTTGTGTTCAACTTATATTATACATTGGATTTGGGATTGCGAGTATCTGATATTACAAGGTAAATATGCATAGTGGCCGATCAAAATATTTACTACTTACTAAGCAATAGTTGCACACATCATTCTCCTTATCATGTTTTTGAGGTCCCTCAATTATTGTTATGTAGGACAAGAGCAAGGATAGCAAGGAACTTTTGTTGATTGAGTTTTCAATATGCCTTGAAGataaggaaaattaccaaaaaagtcctaaatctattgcaattgtgtcgatttagtcttaaacttatttttttgtctaattgaatcctaaaatttttacaattgtgcaaatttagtcatTCCAGCTAAATTTGGCTAGTCGGTGCCGATAgacaatattttcatattattttattttttcaaattttttattaattttttaatcttttttttccttttttttttctctctttctttttgttttttgctctcctccctccttccggTGACTACCTAGAGGGAAGGGCTAGTCGCCGGACTGAGGCGGTCGGCCAAGCCTGACATCGTGCAAGCTCGCCCAACTGTCACCAAGCGAGGGCCAcccagccaccggcaaggcaAGCCCTTGCTGAATCAAGTGAGGGCAAGGCCCCTTGTCAGGTCCATTAGTGAGGGATTGGCGAGCtcaccctcacctagatttggcaagggcttgcctcaccaatggctagGTAACCCTTGCTTGGCGATAGGGAAGCGAGCCCTTgttagatctgggcgagggcaagCTCCTCGATCCATTGGTGAGGTCCACCCTCACCTTGCCTCCCTAGTGGTTGGGCGGCCCTCATGTAGCGATGGCAAGGCAAGCTTTCCCTCAgttgggcttggctagtcacctTAGTTCGGCGACCAGCCCTCCCCTTTGGCTGGTCACtgattcaaaataataaaataatattaaaatattgttgcTAGAGCGATCATCATCCACGTTAGTGCCAGTTGGCTAAATTTGGCTggaaagactgaattgacaaaattacaaaatgtttaggacttgattagccaaaaaaataaatttatcactgaatcggcacaattacaataggtttatgacttttttggtaattttcccgtgAAAAAGATGACTACATATGTTTTGTTGGATTACTGATACTTTGATATGTTGATTTGAATGTGAGGTTGTATTCTTCAAGTGGAGAGAATGATTACCGTGTCATTATCCCTATTTCTATAGGATTCGAGATATGACATTTGTTAGTCTATTCTTACTTATTGTCAATCGTTTCAAACGAAAGAGGGAAACATGGCCTCCCCCTAGATACAAGCCGAGGACTCACAGTTCTCGTAGATACCCATCGTCTATCTTTTCAACTCGGGCATGATTCATAAAGTGGCACGTGGATGGCCTCGTCTTGTTCAACAGAAAGACAAGATTATAGGAGAAACTAAAGTCGAGGAGAATTCAAGCTGTCGCGAAAAGCGTTGTAAGTTGATAATAGCGAGAAACCAATTAGAGAATGATTGGGCAACCTAGTAATCAAGGAATATGACGTGCACCGTCAGGCCTTATCAACTCTATTATTATTGTTTCCTGATGGAAGGACGGTGGGAAGAGGAAGGACCACCACTGCCATAAAACATCTTTATCTGGTGATGTTTTCATAAATATCGTGAAAATGCAAATGTCGAAAGTGAAATCTGACTGACTCTAACCAATTTTGCTTTATACATGAGCAGACTGGCTTTTCACAAATTCAAATCCATACTAAACTTTCTTGAAAACACCATGgagaaattttcaaagaaactaTCTAatcagtcctaaatctattatacgaATGCCAATCAAATcttacatttttcaattttaccaatttgatcataaacttttgtatgaaattccaatataatctTTTCAGCCAATTTTTGTTGGGTATCATTAACGTGGCGGTGTGTTATATAGGATGACCGATGATGATTGGGCCACTACGTCAATAATTTCCCAAAAGGACTACATTAGAATTTTCCacaaaagtttagaactgacttagcaaaatcgaaaaatttaggattgaattgtcattcatacaatagatttaggattgattgggtaattatttcaaaaaattctatttaGCATACTTCTTTTGTATTCCAGAGTTCATTCTAATTGTTGATATTTCACAATCTGTCTTTGTCTCTCCGTCCTATTCATGTCTAATGAATGGTTCCTGTAGATCCTGAAGTACgaaaacaaatggaaaagaaaactgcGAGAGTATGGAATGTCAGCTAAATAATCTATATCGGCCATGATACACCCGTAACTGTATATTACAAGTATCAAATCAGCAAATACATTAAAGACCACCGTAGGTGATAGGTAATACAAAGGGTAATAAGTTGAAATCTATGGAAAGCATAATTCAACATATCAACCCTCATGCGCACACATAATCAACAAACGACAACGTTCACATATATCTAATGGAATATACTATATACCATGCTCCTCTCAATACCTCAGTGTATTTTAATTGTTgctaatatttcattttcataactCAATAGTTAGTATTTATTGGGGCAGTGCAGGAGTATTGTGTAAAGCAGAAGATCCATGTCGTGACCTAACAAATCTCATAAAGACACCAAGTCGTGGGAATGAAAACCTTGTTTCAATAAACACCTCAAAGGTCTCCTTACATAAGCGGGCACGAAGTTTCGCACTCATAGCCAGGACCAGTGCATAGCGGCGGCCTTCCGTAGTCACAACTATGCAGGGTCCATGATGAAGAGGCTTTTCCATCACTGCAGCAATCGCAACACCTTGAGTAAATAGGTCTCCGGCATCTGCACTCGTGGGCCGGCCTCCCACACCCATCACGGCACATTGGTGGCCTCCCGCAGTGACATTTTCATGGACAAACATACACCCAGCCCATCACTTTCACCGCCGggtgtggtggaggaggaggaggaggaggtggtggaggaggaggtggtggaggtggtggtggaggaggaggaggtggtggaggaggtggAACAATTTTGATGCAGATAATGATCTCTCCTCCCTTGCAACATATCTTTTGTTGGACCTTCTCGGGATCGCAACCCACCACTTTGATCTTCACTATGTTTTGTTTCTCGTCGACGGTTGGATCTTTTACTTCTGCGTTCACAAAGTTTTATTAGCTCCATGTATTACGAACACTCGGTGCTATTCATCATAAATAGTAGCAGGTAAAGATGCGATCTATAATAGGGGATGATCGGTTCTTGGTTCGGCTTAATGGAACCAGTCACTATTGCTTTTCGTGTCTCCATTCAAAGCTCAAAACAAATCTTATGCTTCTAGCTGGATATTTTATTGTCCAATTATAAGCTCTTATTTTCTCGGGAACAATAAACTAAACccactactttttttttttgaagaagtaaaattaaaaaaagaaaaaagaaaaagagagagtataTTTCATCGGTCCAATCCGTCTGGTTCTCCCTTAAAACGGGGAACCGGATTGCCTAGACACTGGTTCCACTTTTAGGAATCAGAACTGGGCTAACAATCCTGGGAACTGGACCCAATTGGCCAATTTGGTCTAGTTTGGGTGGTTTTTAGTTCAGGTAGTCTGTTTTGCACATTTCTATGGTACACAATAGAACCGACGCATGTGctttggagaaagaagaaagggaagaaaaataattggtACATACCTTTGTTATTCATCGATGCGATAAGAGAAGTACACAAATAAATTAATTGAGGTAAAGGCAAGGGACTCACGAGGGATCTCACACAGGATTTTCCTGATCTTCTTGTAACAACGACGACACTGAAGATCCACTTTGATCACCATCTCCGTGACCTACAACATTGAAAGCGAGCATAACAAAACTAGCTACAATATTGGGAAAGTATGGTCAAGTAGCTAAGTTCGAAAATTTAGATGAGACATCAAGATGAGAAGAACGGGAAGAGAATCGAATAGAAGAAATCGAGAAGATCGATGAGATAAAGAGGCAAGCTGAAGTGAATGCAGATTTTGTACCTGCTCTGCCATGTTTCTTGAGCTAATAAGATGAACTGCCTCCTGAACAAGTTCGCCAGCTTTAAATAGCGAAACATGAAGGTTTCCACGTTGGTTCTGGTGTCATTTTCGCGTTAACTATTAGGAAGAGCTTGCGTTAAACTCATGACGTTACAGTATTACATCACCACGTCATCTGCATTATTGGGCTTTCACTTGTTTTACCTTCCATCATCAACAGAATTACACTCGATCAAAGTCGGTACAACAACAGAAACAGGAAAAGCACAGAGACGACTGCTAGAATTTCATAAGTGAGTGTGGTGGGTTGAACCATACCATTTACACGTTTCGACGGTTTGCCAGTACATGCAATGGAAATCATATGGATTGCCATGAATTATGTTGCAAAACATTTGCTCGAACggtaataaacaaaacaagaagGTAACTCAGATATTGGATTTAGTTCAATCAATGTGACTTACTTCATAGGGAGAGAAACACAGGGTTCAACTATCGATTAAACGatacaaaggaaattagaatCATACTGGAGTCACTCAAATAGGCTTGGTGTTTTATAGCCTTCAACCCCTCCCAATAACTTGCACAATGTTTAATTCCCATCTCTTCTCACAAAGAAGTTCACAAATCTATTCATGGGATTTATTAACTTCAAACATGAACTCGTTCTTTCATGGATGCACTTCACGATCAGTACTTGAACTCCTGAAAATTGTCCATGAATTCCATTGGAAGCCACCAAGCAGGAGATCACATTCTGCACATCAGCGGCATTGAACAAACAGCACCTCCTTGGAGaatatttatcttaaacttttaaatggAAACTTTCTTGAGCAGTCTCCAACATTTGACTAGGAAATTGCCGTTCTTTCCGCGCCAACTTTACATGGTTTGATCCAAAGTTCAAGTTGGTCTTTAAACCTACGACATGATTTTAATAAAGTATATCAAACAACAAACTATTATGTTAGACCGTGTTGGAATATTTATATGAAATGTGTTAGAAGTGATTGGTTTTAAGGTGGGTCGCTTCCCACCTTGAAACTGAATCAAGTATGGTAAGTTACCTGTTTGTGAAACTAGGAATCGGTCCACGCAGTCCTGGAACAGGACCAAACCAGACCAACTTCAATCCCGGAACcagtgatttctttttctttttctttttttttggtttggtttcttCTATTCCCTAAATTCGAGAGTTCCCtaatattgaaagaaaaaaaaatttactaattaTGATTTGcttcggaataaaaaaaaaaaaaggagaagaaatcgTGGCTAGTCCATCAATCCAATACGATCGGTCCGGTTCTTTATGTGAAAAGTagcttttcaaacaaaaaaaacatgaaaCCAAACTATATCGGGAAATTAAAGGATAGTGGaaccggaaaaacaaaagacaaattgaaTAATTCTCCTATCGACGATAGGCTAAACTGTACGTCCACAATTTGGTTGGCAATGGGGATAAGGATCATATTAGCCTTCGGAAtaattctattttgtttttctccatGCCATTCGCAGCTTTTTACTATTACATTGCTTTTTTCACGACTAAGTAGACAGCTCCAAGATTGGGGACTGCGAATATAACAGTGGAATCCATCTGTGTAAGGAGCATGAGCTATCGATTAGAAAGAAGCAAGAAACTTCCCTTATCAAGCCATTATCACGTGGTTACGAAGTCGCCATCTGCAGCACAATGTGACATAGACTCCATTTATGATGTGAATGAATCATGGATGATCACTAATTAGGTTAAATTCGGCTTGTAATTTAGGTGGGACTAAAGTCGAGAACTTGAGAAGATTGACATGTTATCAATAAATCGCTGACTGTACATGTTCTAGGATTTGCAAACAATCTGTTCAAGGAGCTTGGGGTAAATCTCAAAAACTGAATCCTCAAAGATCGTTATATTACTGACCAGAAAACCCTAAAGCTTGTGTTTCTTCCCTATTCCTATGCACATCATCGTCAGATACATTATCAGTTCAGGTCTCTTTTGGTCACAAGAATCTGATGACATGGAGGCGAACTAACGGCGAATTGTGCGCAACTCTGGCAAGAGGTCCCGCCCTCGTTGCTCAACAGCTAGCCACAGAAGACTTCATGACCTTCTGCTCGACTGTGCACTTCATGGTGGCCCGCCGCTGCCGAAAAGCAGTACAATGCGAGGACAGAAGCCCCTTTGGCTCATGACTCTTGTGGGCAAGCCACCCCCAACATGAGTTCTCGAGCTTCTCTAGAGGAACAGAGCGCAAAATACCCATGTCAGATTGTGTTGAATGATGACATTATACATACccgaagaaaaggtaaaaattatccaaaaaatcctaaacctattatacttatgtcaattcaatcagaAATCATTGACTTGGCCGTCTAACGTGGCACAACAGGCattgatatggataatttttaaaatttctaatttttttatattttttgttttccttttctttttatgttgtctttctttctttctttctttctttctttctttctttttccttcttcctcggtTTGTTGAGCAATTGACCATAGACAAAGGCCaacgaggctcgccctcgctgaATTTGAAAACAATTGACCTTGTGGGGCTCAACCTCGTATGACTGGCACttagcaaaggaagaaggaaaaaaaaggaaagaaaaaaaaaattagaaacaattgaaaattttaaacttaaaaaattgttcttctttGCGCCGACCGTGTTAAATAGGACGGTGAACGTCCACATTAGCGATTTCCAGCAAAAATTGGTTAGATGAATCACATTCAGAAATTGTCagaactaaattagccaaattgaaagtTTCAGATAAAATTGGCATACAAATGCaattgatttgggatttttttaattatttaaaaaaagttatttaaaaaaaatgaactcaAATAGATAACATGGGAAATTAGCCACACCcatcaatgagagagagagagagagagagagagagagagagagagagagagagagagagagagagagagagagggggttgTTTCATGTTCTTGGGGGCCCTAATGGAATGAAGATGTTTGTCTTTTGGATGGGAAcgggtcgagagagagagagagcatgtgcTCCAACCTAGTACTGATAGCTGCCCACCAGTTACCactttgtttcttcctttgttctgtactttctcatttttctctttctttcattcatGGCTCTTGTAATGATGTTAGATTCCAATTCTCATTCCTAATATGTGGTTTTCTTGCTTCGCGGTTTCAGTGGTCGAAGTTGGTTCTCTCGAAGATAGCGAGTCGTAGTCAATAATGAAATGTGggtaacttttgtttttttgttcgacACCAAAAGATTTCACTAAGTGCCGCCAATTATCAAACCGCCATTAGGTAAGGAAAAGTACCGATTTTTTCTATCCAGAAAATTTGTTGGTAACTTAATACGCttttatcaaatttaattatttttatagttTGCAATATGAGACTGACTTGTGATCAATTACAATAAAAGATTGTGGAATTAATTGTTTTTGACCATAAActcgtaaaattaatttatcatgTTCTCGATACTAAGTCAATGTTCCTAGGTGCAAATCTTTCTCTAAGGCCAGAAAAAGACAGCGTTCTTTAATATGTTTGTATTATGTCTGGCTTGATCGAGTGAAATCCGTAAAGAGAATGCCTGAActaaacaaatttgaaatcctcatgattatgaaaatgtttcagaTGGGTTTAACATCAActgaaaattttctctcttcttttgttcaattagGTTCTACACTTGAATATTATGACATTATGATAGTCTTTGGActtgcacattttttttttttccaaaaatataaacgGAAATGCTTCTAGTGAATACATAAACTTGGCGCATCATATTTTTTTAGCATCACAAATGTTATTATTATGAGAATGTAGCATTTTTCCCGATATATGTCTCTGCCAATTTCCTTGTATTGACTAACATGCCAATTTGCTTTGAGATATCAACCAGCATGATAGGGAAATATATTGGTGGACGTAATAGATCAATATATTCGGCAATTCGCCGTCCCATGAGCACTTGTTTATTTCTCTTCCAATTTCCTGAAATTGGTGGACGTAATAGATCAATAAATTCGGTGCTATGCAAATTTCTTTCGATGGCAACTacaattatgaattttctttttaattattgtcCAATTATCCAGAGAATATGGCTTGAATTTGTCCCCCAACAATACTTGGGAGAATTCTTCTCGATGAATTTGTCACAatgattaaattcaaatttcgcTGGTAAGGGGCGATTGTATTTTCATAATGATTGGTGAATAATTGTTGGAGTAGGTGTATGGCTTTTCTGGCAATGGAGAAACAAGTCACTTTTCTAGATAACTTAGTTTTCCTTTCGAATTCTATGCAAGCAAATCGGTCATACACAAAGGAATAATTAAAGTTTCATCTATAAATAACGCAACATTAGGTGGATCATGAACTTCTCTGATTTTGGTTAGACGGGATACTTCACCTACTGAGTGGATTAAACTAAATATCGATGGGGCATCTAAAGGCAAACCATAACTTGTTAGTTTAAGGGCTTTATTTAGAAACAAATGGGGTGACTAGCTTTGTGGTTTTGCCGCAATCCTAGGAATATGTTCATCAACACAAGTAGAACTTTGGGCTTTATGGTTGGGACTCAACTTCGCAAAACAACTTGGTTTTAATAAGATCATCATTGAGATTGACTCTAAAGTtgtcattaattttgaaataggGGAAAAGCCACGAAATACCATGAACTTTGCCCaaaatgacacatttaccccaaacttttcaaatcgtgacacatttaccccattaaaggtatttttgtctttttattctattttttcctcctttttttttcttcttcttcccttcgccgaccatggcggagggaagttGGCGTCCGGagagggttgccctcgccggcgtcgggcgagggcctccctcgctaGTCGCCAGGTTTCGCGAGGGCAGGGACACCCTTGCTCGACGTAggcaagggccaccctcaccGGTGtcggcgagggcctccctcacTTGCGTCAGGCGAGGGCGTGAGGGAGGCCCTTGCCCGACCCAGCCGAGGGCCGCCCTTGCCCGACGCCGGTGAGGGCGGCCCTAGCCTGacgccggcggagggaagagaggagaaaaaaaaagaaaaaaattaaaaaaaaaaaaagaaaagaccaaaatgccctataattttggggtaaatgtgtcacacggTAAAAATTCAGGgtttttgtgttacaaaaaaagtttggggtaaatgtgtcactttgggcaaagttcagggtttttcatGACTTTTTCCCTTTGAAATATTAGCCCTGCTTTGTTTAAAGACATCAGATAACTATTGTGCTTTTACTTTTGAATTTAAAGTGCAACAtaactttctaaaaaataaattgttctATTGATTAGCTTgctaattttgaaattgatatgtgtTTGGATACTAGTTTATTTTCATTACCTCCTACAGAGTTACTTCATGTTTTATTATGTGATAAAATATGGATAATAAATTTacgataaatttttatatttgactttaggctttttttcataaaaaaaaaaattgaaattggaaaaCCATTGGAAAGGCATAACGAATGTTTTTAATCGTTGTTGAAGAGACACGGAAGTGACAGCCAGAAGTCCCTCACATCTGTCATTGTGTAATTTGATTGCTTGATCATGATTATGTGTTCTCATAACTCAAACTTAGCAAATCCCAACTTAGGAATATTATAAAGGAAGAGAGCTCAtcatctaaaaataattttatatgatCGGACAGCCTACCAGGGCTTCGGTTCATGACTCACCCAGTCTATGATATTGAGGACGAATTTCCTAAGCCTAGGATTTACCTATTAAAAGGATCTAAGGCGACGTTCGTCGTCATTAAGAGAAACATAAAGAGGATACTTTTCAAAGCAACTCCTCAAACCAAATAACCACATTGTGTGCACTTCAAAAATGATGTTAATTGTAGTTAAGGGCAACTTGGTTTAGAGTTGGACCTAATTTAGTCCCCATCATTCACTAAAACTGCACCAAAAGTTACTCTTTGAGTTTGTCTTTCAAGGCTGTTTATACTAAAAAATGATGAACTTTTGAGTACTATCAACATGTAATAAACTTAATCAATGAGAACAGAGTTTGGTCATTTATGAACAGAATAATCAAtgtaacatcctcgattccGACCCCGTAAGAATCGGCCATAAGGTCCTAAAATGATAGATCACaggccattggccatggatcgatcGGTTCGATCGGCAAGAATCATGGATCGGTCATGGTCCGACCGATCGACCGATCAGTCACGAATTGGTCGAGCTGTCGGTTGTGAATTTTCTACTAACAATACCGATGGGAAAGGATCACCAGCTCATAAGATGACATTTTGATAATGAGGATTGGCCatgggatgattttggatcggCGGATAGTCATGGGTCGATTTGACCAGTCGCAATTTCTAGTCGCGAGTGATTCCGTCTGGTCATTCACCGATACATGGACAatccaaattgatcaaatgtgaCCGTCTTCCaataaaaaatgcatcattc
Protein-coding regions in this window:
- the LOC108959825 gene encoding protein PYRICULARIA ORYZAE RESISTANCE 21-like, with protein sequence MAEQVTEMVIKVDLQCRRCYKKIRKILCEIPQVKDPTVDEKQNIVKIKVVGCDPEKVQQKICCKGGEIIICIKIVPPPPPPPPPPPPPPPPPPPPPPPPPPPPHPAVKVMGWVYVCP